One region of Zerene cesonia ecotype Mississippi chromosome 15, Zerene_cesonia_1.1, whole genome shotgun sequence genomic DNA includes:
- the LOC119832602 gene encoding rhomboid-related protein 3-like, whose protein sequence is MSGKRTRSYRCAVHQRDREVSSENDFHLLLEDPTLFARMVHLVAMEVLPEERDRKYYQERYTCCPPPLFIICVTLLELGVFAWYAWGSGGVAAAAGPVPVDSPLVYRPDRRKELWRFLTYSVVHAGWLHLAFNLLVQLAVGLPLEMVHGAVRCGAVYLAGVLGGSLAASVLDPDVCLAGASGGVYALLAAHLANALLNFHAMRYGAVRLVAALAVASCDVGFAVHARYTKEAPPVSYAAHVAGALAGLTIGLLVLKHAQQRLWERLLWWAALGAYAACTLFAVLYNIFSGPVDELHYMPPDPPPDAAGF, encoded by the exons ATGAGTGGCAAAAGAACGAGAAGTTATAGATGCGCCGTACATCAGAGGGACCGAGAGGTCAGCTCAGAAAACGATTTCCATTTACTTCTTGAAGACCCCACTTTATTCGCCAG aaTGGTGCACTTAGTGGCAATGGAAGTGCTCCCAGAAGAGCGAGACCGCAAGTATTACCAGGAAAGATATACTTGCTGTCCACCGCCGCTCTTTATCATCTGTGTGACGTTGTTAGAG TTGGGAGTGTTTGCGTGGTACGCGTGGGGTTCGGGCGGCGTGGCGGCCGCGGCGGGCCCGGTACCCGTTGACTCGCCCCTCGTCTACCGGCCCGACCGGCGCAAAGAACTGTGGAGGTTCCTCACCTACAGCGTGGTGCACGCTGGCTGGCTCCACTTGGCATTCAACCTCCTTGTTCAACTTGCG GTGGGCCTGCCGCTGGAGATGGTGCACGGCGCAGTACGGTGCGGTGCGGTGTACCTGGCGGGCGTGCTGGGCGGCTCGCTGGCGGCGTCCGTGCTGGACCCGGACGTGTGCCTTGCGGGCGCGTCGGGCGGCGTGTACGCGCTGCTGGCGGCGCACCTCGCCAACGCGTTGCTCAACTTCCATGCGATGCGCTACGGCGCCGTGCGCCTCGTCGCCGCACTCGCGGTCGCCTCCTGCGACGTGGGCTTTGCGGTCCACGCTAGATATACTAAA GAAGCGCCTCCAGTGTCGTACGCGGCGCACGTGGCGGGCGCGCTGGCGGGGCTGACGATCGGGCTGCTGGTGCTGAAGCACGCGCAGCAGCGGCTGTGGGAGCGGCTGCTGTGGTGGGCGGCGCTGGGCGCGTACGCGGCGTGCACCCTGTTCGCCGTGCTCTACAACATCTTCAGCGGGCCCGTGGACGAGCTGCACTACATGCCGCCCGACCCGCCGCCCGACGCGGCCGGCTTCTGA
- the LOC119832669 gene encoding CDP-diacylglycerol--glycerol-3-phosphate 3-phosphatidyltransferase, mitochondrial isoform X1 produces the protein MTLRFKLTELQPFNWIYNLAPCFPVTASKINIITNPKQFYNTLYDRFRSAKRRISIASLYIGTGELEKDLLGITVDNVKINPNLTFNVLLDYQRGTRGEINSRSLFKHFTNGLSNRCNLALYQTSRLQGSWSKALPSRYNEIVGLQHMKLYISDNSVILSGANCSNDYFKERQDRYIEIEDEDLANFYCDIIDEVTKFSKQERENNSVEKIRKDVMIKSLNYNIKKLITKWKEYQYAKISSSQEIKNQSDTWIFPLIQMGEFNINQDEEATCKIMETVPEGSHLRLATGYFNLTEKYAKILLKHCKANISLLMAHPNANGFMGAAGPAGGIPHAYSLIAREFWQQVTEYNQISRVQMLEYERPGWTFHAKGLWYYPSGSGVPWITVIGSANLGERSVRRDLEAQAAIFTSSADLQARLHDECSKLHEYASECSTDLQERQAPLWVRATVGLFRTYF, from the exons atgacTCTTCGCTTTAAACTGACTGAATTACAGCCTTTTAATTGGATATATAACTTAGCGCCTTGTTTCCCTGTCACtgcatcaaaaataaatattattaccaaTCCAAAGCAGTTTTATAACACATTGTATGATCGTTTTCGGAGTGCAAAACGTCGAATTTCTATAGCTAGTCTGTATATAGGTACTGGGGAACTTGAAAAGGATTTATTAGGAATTACAGTAGATAACGTTAAAATTAATcctaatttaacatttaatgtcCTTCTTGACTATCAGAGAGGAACACGCGGTGAGATTAATTCTCGAAgtttattcaaacattttacGAATGGCTTGTCCAATAGATGTAATCTAGCTTTGTACCAAACATCGCGTTTACAAGGTTCGTGGTCGAAAGCACTTCCATCTAGATACAACGAAATTGTTGGACTACaacatatgaaattatatatatcagaTAATTCAGTTATATTAAGTGGAGCAAATTGTTCTAATGACTATTTTAAAGAAAGACAAGACAGGTATATTGAGATTGAAGATGAAGACCtggcaaatttttattgtgacaTAATAG ATGAGGTGACAAAGTTTAGCAAGCAAGAAAGAGAGAACAACAGTGTTgaaaaaattagaaaagaTGTGATGATAAAAagtcttaattataatattaaaaaattaataactaaatgGAAGGAGTATCAGTATGCTAAGATATCTTCATCCCAAGAAA TCAAAAACCAGTCCGACACATGGATTTTTCCATTGATTCAAATGGGtgaatttaacataaatcagGATGAGGAAGCTACTTGTAAAATAATGGAAACAGTTCCAGAAGGTTCCCATTTAAGATTGGCAACggggtattttaatttaacagaaaagtatgcaaaaatattactaaaacaTTGTAAAGCCAATATAAGCTTGTTGATGGCTCATCCAAAT GCTAATGGATTTATGGGAGCAGCTGGTCCTGCAGGAGGAATACCTCATGCATATTCTTTAATTGCAAGGga GTTTTGGCAGCAAGTGACAGAATACAATCAAATAAGCAGAGTTCAAATGTTGGAATATGAAAGACCTGGATGGACATTTCATGCTAAAGGATTATG GTACTATCCTTCAGGCAGTGGAGTACCATGGATAACAGTGATAGGTTCTGCAAACCTCGGCGAACGGTCAGTGAGACGCGATCTTGAAGCTCAAGCGGCAATATTCACGTCGTCGGCTGATTTGCAA GCAAGGCTTCATGATGAGTGTTCCAAATTGCATGAGTATGCTTCAGAATGCAGTACCGACTTACAAGAGCGGCAAGCACCGCTGTGGGTCCGGGCTACAGTTGGACTCTTTAGGACATACTTTTAG
- the LOC119832669 gene encoding CDP-diacylglycerol--glycerol-3-phosphate 3-phosphatidyltransferase, mitochondrial isoform X2: MTLRFKLTELQPFNWIYNLAPCFPVTASKINIITNPKQFYNTLYDRFRSAKRRISIASLYIGTGELEKDLLGITVDNVKINPNLTFNVLLDYQRGTRGEINSRSLFKHFTNGLSNRCNLALYQTSRLQGSWSKALPSRYNEIVGLQHMKLYISDNSVILSGANCSNDYFKERQDRYIEIEDEDLANFYCDIIDEVTKFSKQERENNSVEKIRKDVMIKSLNYNIKKLITKWKEYQYAKISSSQEIKNQSDTWIFPLIQMGEFNINQDEEATCKIMETVPEGSHLRLATGYFNLTEKYAKILLKHCKANISLLMAHPNANGFMGAAGPAGGIPHAYSLIAREFWQQVTEYNQISRVQMLEYERPGWTFHAKGLCLSVDVERTSVRIGPARSGEGNPTEYRREIVACYRNSFGESGNRRSFLTFPVCLFFPSSTKQNKTSSKQFFGIIIIY, translated from the exons atgacTCTTCGCTTTAAACTGACTGAATTACAGCCTTTTAATTGGATATATAACTTAGCGCCTTGTTTCCCTGTCACtgcatcaaaaataaatattattaccaaTCCAAAGCAGTTTTATAACACATTGTATGATCGTTTTCGGAGTGCAAAACGTCGAATTTCTATAGCTAGTCTGTATATAGGTACTGGGGAACTTGAAAAGGATTTATTAGGAATTACAGTAGATAACGTTAAAATTAATcctaatttaacatttaatgtcCTTCTTGACTATCAGAGAGGAACACGCGGTGAGATTAATTCTCGAAgtttattcaaacattttacGAATGGCTTGTCCAATAGATGTAATCTAGCTTTGTACCAAACATCGCGTTTACAAGGTTCGTGGTCGAAAGCACTTCCATCTAGATACAACGAAATTGTTGGACTACaacatatgaaattatatatatcagaTAATTCAGTTATATTAAGTGGAGCAAATTGTTCTAATGACTATTTTAAAGAAAGACAAGACAGGTATATTGAGATTGAAGATGAAGACCtggcaaatttttattgtgacaTAATAG ATGAGGTGACAAAGTTTAGCAAGCAAGAAAGAGAGAACAACAGTGTTgaaaaaattagaaaagaTGTGATGATAAAAagtcttaattataatattaaaaaattaataactaaatgGAAGGAGTATCAGTATGCTAAGATATCTTCATCCCAAGAAA TCAAAAACCAGTCCGACACATGGATTTTTCCATTGATTCAAATGGGtgaatttaacataaatcagGATGAGGAAGCTACTTGTAAAATAATGGAAACAGTTCCAGAAGGTTCCCATTTAAGATTGGCAACggggtattttaatttaacagaaaagtatgcaaaaatattactaaaacaTTGTAAAGCCAATATAAGCTTGTTGATGGCTCATCCAAAT GCTAATGGATTTATGGGAGCAGCTGGTCCTGCAGGAGGAATACCTCATGCATATTCTTTAATTGCAAGGga GTTTTGGCAGCAAGTGACAGAATACAATCAAATAAGCAGAGTTCAAATGTTGGAATATGAAAGACCTGGATGGACATTTCATGCTAAAGGATTATG TTTAAGCGTGGATGTCGAGCGcacttcggtacgaattggaccagctcgcagcGGGGAAGGCAACCCCACAGAATACagacgtgaaatagtagcatgctaccgTAATTCTTTCGGTGAGTCGGGGAACCGGAGATCCTTCCTTACCTTCccagtttgtttattttttccgtcgtcaacaaaacaaaacaaaacgtcTTCAAAacagttctttggcatcattattatttattga
- the LOC119832652 gene encoding probable isoaspartyl peptidase/L-asparaginase GA20639 isoform X1: MVLITILPQWNQELPFKKKKKRRRRRNMDPIIIVHGGAGDIPESRVQGKLDGVKTAVITGNKILHQGGSALDAVEAAVVSMENDEYFNAGYGSVLNLRGEVEMEASIMCGKNLDVGAVTLVKDFEHPISIAHKVLTDSPHSLIGGEGAKLFALSKGFAPLPPESLISENAKHALEEFKKHGEFGRTEIGIREGGTVGAVAIDADGNIAVATSTGGMSGKAVGRIGDTPQIGSGTYADNSVGGVSTTGHGESILKYCLAHSIIKLMESGINPTAATKTAVEGMTSRLNNTAGAITLSKMGDIGIHFSSRRMAWAYIKNKKLMYGINHNQILEDK; encoded by the exons ATGGTTTTAATAACCATCCTTCCTCAGTGGAATCAGGAGTTGCCCtttaagaaaaagaagaagagaagaagaagaag GAATATGGATCCAATTATAATAGTTCATGGTGGGGCTGGTGATATACCAGAAAGCCGAGTCCAAGGCAAATTAGATGGAGTGAAAACTGCTGTAATCACTGGCAATAAAATACTGCACCAAGGTGGATCGGCTCTGGATGCAGTTGAGGCAGCAGTAGTTTCTATGGAAaatgatgaatattttaatgctg GATATGGATCAGTCTTGAATTTACGTGGAGAAGTTGAAATGGAAGCTAGTATTATGTGCGGTAAGAACTTAGATGTTGGAGCCGTTACACTTGTTAAAGACTTTGAACATCCCATCAGCATTGCTCATAAAGTTCTGACTGATTCACCACATTCATTAATCGGTGGAGAAGGGGCTAAGCTATTTGCGTTGAGTAAG GGTTTTGCACCGTTGCCCCCAGAATCTTTAATTAGTGAAAATGCCAAGCACGCACtagaagaatttaaaaaacatggTGAATTTGGTAGAACTGAAATAGGCATAAGAgag GGAGGTACAGTTGGAGCAGTAGCAATAGACGCTGATGGCAACATAGCTGTAGCAACTAGTACAGGCGGCATGAGTGGGAAAGCCGTTGGGCGTATTGGTGATACACCACAAATTGGGAGCGGCACGTATGCCGATAACAGTGTTGGTGGAGTGTCTACTACTG gtCATGGTGAATCCATCTTGAAATATTGCTTAGCTCACAGTATCATTAAACTAATGGAATCTGGTATAAACCCTACTGCAGCTACAAAGACGGCTGTCGAGG gtatGACCAGTCGATTAAATAACACTGCAGGGGCAATTACGCTATCGAAAATGGGGGACATTGGTATACATTTCAGTTCAAGAAGAATGGCATGGGCGTAtatcaagaataaaaaacttatGTATGGAATTAATCACAACCAAATTcttgaagataaataa
- the LOC119832652 gene encoding probable isoaspartyl peptidase/L-asparaginase GA20639 isoform X2 has protein sequence MDPIIIVHGGAGDIPESRVQGKLDGVKTAVITGNKILHQGGSALDAVEAAVVSMENDEYFNAGYGSVLNLRGEVEMEASIMCGKNLDVGAVTLVKDFEHPISIAHKVLTDSPHSLIGGEGAKLFALSKGFAPLPPESLISENAKHALEEFKKHGEFGRTEIGIREGGTVGAVAIDADGNIAVATSTGGMSGKAVGRIGDTPQIGSGTYADNSVGGVSTTGHGESILKYCLAHSIIKLMESGINPTAATKTAVEGMTSRLNNTAGAITLSKMGDIGIHFSSRRMAWAYIKNKKLMYGINHNQILEDK, from the exons ATGGATCCAATTATAATAGTTCATGGTGGGGCTGGTGATATACCAGAAAGCCGAGTCCAAGGCAAATTAGATGGAGTGAAAACTGCTGTAATCACTGGCAATAAAATACTGCACCAAGGTGGATCGGCTCTGGATGCAGTTGAGGCAGCAGTAGTTTCTATGGAAaatgatgaatattttaatgctg GATATGGATCAGTCTTGAATTTACGTGGAGAAGTTGAAATGGAAGCTAGTATTATGTGCGGTAAGAACTTAGATGTTGGAGCCGTTACACTTGTTAAAGACTTTGAACATCCCATCAGCATTGCTCATAAAGTTCTGACTGATTCACCACATTCATTAATCGGTGGAGAAGGGGCTAAGCTATTTGCGTTGAGTAAG GGTTTTGCACCGTTGCCCCCAGAATCTTTAATTAGTGAAAATGCCAAGCACGCACtagaagaatttaaaaaacatggTGAATTTGGTAGAACTGAAATAGGCATAAGAgag GGAGGTACAGTTGGAGCAGTAGCAATAGACGCTGATGGCAACATAGCTGTAGCAACTAGTACAGGCGGCATGAGTGGGAAAGCCGTTGGGCGTATTGGTGATACACCACAAATTGGGAGCGGCACGTATGCCGATAACAGTGTTGGTGGAGTGTCTACTACTG gtCATGGTGAATCCATCTTGAAATATTGCTTAGCTCACAGTATCATTAAACTAATGGAATCTGGTATAAACCCTACTGCAGCTACAAAGACGGCTGTCGAGG gtatGACCAGTCGATTAAATAACACTGCAGGGGCAATTACGCTATCGAAAATGGGGGACATTGGTATACATTTCAGTTCAAGAAGAATGGCATGGGCGTAtatcaagaataaaaaacttatGTATGGAATTAATCACAACCAAATTcttgaagataaataa
- the LOC119832365 gene encoding E3 ubiquitin-protein ligase SMURF2 translates to MSTPVSNRKYGAQKIRLTILCARNLVRRDLFRLPDPFAKISVDGSGQVYSTNAVKATLDPKWNTHYDLYLTKGDGITISIWNQRKVHKRQGSGFLGCVRIQSSTVHKLKDTGYQCLELCEDNSGEACGVKGQVIVSLLSRDGARGEPASAAGEGSPLAVVGPAGEVRAPREPPVNNSTNLPLPQHWEERFTSSGRPYYVNHALRRTQWERPSPEPTTSPQPSPPPTSPSPAPISPSSPVTTSSPVSPSSPISETDVSHGNSISLCPEPQPQTAVRSRAIAPTSSPPAVASPTPAPVAATDLPPGYEMRTTAQGQVYFYNSMTGASTWHDPRVPQHLRHCAAAAGPLPPGWEMRHAPSGRPYFVDHNNRTTQFTDPRLALSARLTPPLETNQTPNAPVTGPPPASAANEPVDSDALPKYKRDLAAKARVLRAELQALQPQTGHCRIEVSRNEVLEESYRLVMKLRGKELRKRLLVKFRGEEGLDYGGVAREWLHLLGRELFNPQYGLFQYANAGDDRYALQINADSGVNPEHLSYFHFAGRILGVALFHGHQLDAAFTAPFYKQLLGRPITLRDIRDVDPELHRSLSWMLENSIAGVIDTTFAVECSSFGAVRSVELRPGGTNEPVTDNNKRDYVRLYVAHRFTRGAERQWLALQRGLADIIPPQLLRPLSPRDLQPLLAGRADLDPADWKRHTRLKHVNPDAPIVNWFWEIVEEFDAEMRARLLQFVTGSRRVPLAGFRALQGSTGAAAPRLFTLHLVADASPDSLPKAHTCFNRLDLPPYPTKEKLHDKLKQAVLETAGFAVE, encoded by the exons atGTCGACTCCAGTGTCGAATCGCAAATATGGTGCGCAAAAAATTCGACTTACAA ttctgTGTGCCAGAAACCTAGTACGGAGAGATTTATTtc GTCTGCCAGATCCATTTGCCAAAATATCTGTAGATGGAAGTGGCCAAGTATATTCTACAAATGCAGTAAAAGCAACATTAGATCCAAAATGGAATACTCATTATGACTTGTATTTAACTAAAGGAGATGGCATTACTATCAG cataTGGAATCAAAGAAAAGTTCACAAGAGACAAGGCTCTGGTTTCCTAGGTTGTGTTCGTATTCAATCATCTACTGTGCACAAATTAAAAGATACAGGAT ATCAATGCCTAGAACTCTGTGAAGATAATTCAGGAGAAGCGTGTGGTGTGAAAGGACAAGTAATTGTGTCATTATTATCAAGAGATGGAGCGAGAGGTGAACCTGCCTCAGCTGCAGGCGAGGGTTCACCTTTGGCTGTTGTGGGGCCAGCAGGAGAAGTGAGGGCCCCAAGAGAGCCACCCGTAAATAATAGCACTAATTTACCATTGCCCCAGCACTGGGAGGAAAGGTTTACATCTAGTGGGAG gcCATATTATGTGAACCACGCCCTCCGTCGCACACAATGGGAACGGCCAAGCCCAGAGCCTACAACAAGCCCACAACCATCTCCTCCTCCAACATCACCATCTCCTGCTCCTATAAGCCCTTCATCACCAGTCACAACTTCCTCACCTGTATCACCATCATCTCCAATTTCAGAGACTGATGTTAGCCATGGAAACTCCATATCTTTGTG CCCTGAGCCGCAGCCGCAAACAGCGGTGCGGTCGCGCGCGATAGCGCCGACGTCGTCACCTCCCGCCGTTGCTAGTCCTACGCCTGCGCCCGTTGCGGCCACTGACCTGCCGCCTGGCTATG AGATGCGCACGACGGCGCAAGGGCAGGTGTACTTCTACAACAGCATGACGGGCGCGTCGACGTGGCACGACCCGCGCGTGCCGCAGCACCTGCGCCACTGCGCCGCGGCCGCCGGCCCGCTGCCGCCCGGCTGGGAGATGCGGCACGCGCCCTCCGGCCGCCCCTACTTCGTCGACCACAACAACCGCACCACGCAGTTCACTGACCCCCGCCTCGCGCTCTCCGCCCGCCTG ACACCGCCTCTAGAAACGAACCAAACCCCCAACGCACCTGTGACCGGACCGCCACCTGCGAGTGCTGCAAACGAACCAGTCGATTCGGACGCTCTACCGAAATATAAGCGAGATCTCGCTGCCAAGGCAAGAGTGTTGCGAGCTGAACTGCAAGCATTACAACCGCAGACTGGACACTGTCGAATTGAg GTTTCACGTAACGAAGTGCTAGAAGAATCGTACCGTCTCGTCATGAAACTGCGCGGCAAGGAGTTACGAAAACGATTGCTCGTCAAGTTCCGAGGGGAAGAGGGATTGGACTATGGCGGTGTTGCCAGAGAATGGTTGCATTTACTTGGACGGGAACTGTTTAACCCACAGTATGGGTTATTCCAATACGCTAATGCTGGTGATGATCGATATGCGCTTCAGATTAACGCTGATTCTGGG GTGAACCCAGAGCACTTGTCATACTTCCATTTTGCGGGTCGTATTTTAGGCGTGGCTTTATTCCACGGGCACCAGTTAGACGCCGCCTTCACTGCGCCCTTTTATAAACAGCTATTGGGACGACCCATTACATTGAGAGATATTCGAGATGTAGACCCGGAATTACACCGCTCACTTTCTTGGATGTT AGAAAATAGCATAGCTGGTGTAATCGACACAACGTTTGCTGTAGAATGTTCTTCGTTTGGAGCAGTACGTAGCGTCGAGCTTAGGCCCGGCGGCACGAACGAACCGGTTACAGATAACAATAAACGGGACTACGTACGTCTGTATGTTGCGCACCGTTTCACACGGGGCGCAGAACGACAGTGGCTAGCGCTACAAAGAGGTCTAGCTGACATCATTCCTCCGCAATTACTCAGGCCACTCTCACCGAGAGACCTCCAACCGCTCCTGGCTGGCCGAGCCGATCTCGACCCGGCCGATTGGAAGCGACACACCCGCCTCAAACACGTGAACCCGGACGCGCCGATCGTCAACTGGTTCTGGGAAATTGTCGAAGAATTTGATGCGGAAATGCGCGCGAGACTCCTTCAGTTTGTTACCGGCTCTCGGCGAGTGCCGCTCGCCGGCTTCAGAGCCCTGCAAGGCTCGACGGGCGCGGCCGCTCCCCGCCTGTTCACGCTCCACCTCGTGGCGGACGCCTCGCCAGACTCGCTGCCTAAAGCGCACACGTGCTTCAACCGTCTCGATCTTCCCCCGTATCCTACTAAAGAAAAACTACATGATAAGCTTAAACAGGCCGTTCTCGAAACCGCTGGATTCGCCGTTGAATGA